The window TCCAGGGCTTTGTGATGTACTTAAAAACTTTGCCACTGTTAATTGCGCCGACCAGATCTTCCACATCGCTATAGCCCGTCAGCAGAATCCGAATCGTGTCTGGGAATGGCTCAACCGTCAAGCTGAGAAATTCTGTACCATTCATTTTGGGCATTCTCTGGTCAGAAATAATAATGCCCATTTCTCCTACTTGGTTTAGAAGCTCTAACGCCTTCAGCCCGCTCTCTGCTTTAAAGACTTCAAAATCACGTCGAAATGTGCGATACAGCAAATCCAGGTTGTCTGACTCATCGTCAACGACCATCAACCTGAGCTTCCTTAACGCTGCTTTAGCCATGCACCCCGTTCCTACCTGGACTCAATGTGCCTTACCTCACCTCCTGTTTAACTTACCCACAATCGATCGCGGTTTAACAGGGGATAGGGGATAGGGATCAGTTGGCAGGATTTAATTTTGGATATTCAGGATGGGAGATTTTCCTTTCATTTCTCATTCTTTTCTATCTCCTGAAACCTGCGTATATCCTGAATTTCTCACATGCATTGTTCAACCCTATGGGATAATGCTAGACAGCCTAAACTAGGGATAGTCTGTTCGTACAAGGTCTGTAACAATGCAAAACTTTTTGCCGATCGCCTACCTCCGCAATCAATTTGTGCCGTTTAGTGAAGCAAATATCTCGATCGCGACTCATGCATTGCACTACGGTACGGGCGCATTCGGCGGGCTACGGGGTCTGCCCGATCCCCAAAATCCTGATCAGGCATTGCTGTTTCGGCTCGATCGCCATTGCAAACGCCTCAGCAACAGTGCGCGATATCTGCATTATGACCTGCCAGCAGACAAGATTCAGAGCGTCATTGTTGACTTCGTAAAGAAAAATCAGCCGCATCAGCCGTTTTATATTCGTCCTTTCGTCTATACTTCCGATCTTGGCATCGCCCCTCGGCTGCACAACATTGAAAAAGACTTCTTTGTGTATGGGTTAGAAATGGGGGATTACCTTTCTCCTGAGGGTGTCACCTGCCGAATTAGCTCCTGGTATCGCCAGGAAGATCGCAGTCTGCCCTTGCGCGGCAAAATTAGCGGTGCATACATTACCTCCTCTCTGGCAAAAACAGAGGCAGTTGAATCAGGCTTTGATGAAGCCATTTTGATGAATGCTCAAGGTAAAGTTAGCGAAGCCTCGGGCATGAATATTTTCATCGTGCGCGACGGAACGATAATTGCTCCTGGCTTTGATCAAGATATTCTCGAAGGCATCACCCGCGATAGCATTCTAACGATCGCTCGGAATCTCAATATCCCCATTCAAGAGAGAGTGATTGACAAGACTGAACTGTTTATTGCAGATGAGGTCTTCCTCAGCGGAACTGCGGCTAAAATCACTCCAGTTCGCCAGGTGGAAAACTACAAACTCTCTAGCGATCGCCCAATCACGACTAAACTGAGAGAAAAGTTAACTGCAATCACAGAAAATCGCGATCCTGACTACCAAGACTGGGTATTTACGATTCCGCTCACCTAGCAAAAATCCTGTTCTTTACATTGCGGAGCATGGGCGAAAATCGAGTCCAGCAGAAGAGTTTTGAGTTTGCCCTCAGTATTGTTCGGCTTTACAAAAAACTTCAGGCAAGGCAAGAGTTTATAGTGTCTCCGCAACTTCTTCGTAGCGGCACAGGAATTGGCGTTTCGATCGAAGAAGCTCAGTCTGAACTAAATCAAGAACGCTACCTTGATTATTGGTTGACGGCAGCAAGAGGAGCCAGAGAAACGCGCTATTGGCTAAGGCTGCTGCAAGAGTCAAAGTTAGCGGATGTTGATGTCAGTAAGGAAATTGCCCTGGTCGATGAACTGCTCCATCTGCTATCCCATCCTGACTGAGCGCCGCTGGCTTTGCCTGCCTCATCTTCATCACTTGCAACACCCGATACCTCAGTGCTCGATCGCGCCTATTAAGCTATAAGTCATCGTTTTCATTGATCCTAAAACCCTGACGTAGAATAAGGCTAATGGGATCACGGCAAGCATACGAGGTGTCTTATGTTAGTCATCCTCATGGAAAATCAGCTACTTTCGCCTCAGCAAGTCTGTCCAACCTGCCTCATGGCAGACCAATCCGGACAACCCCGATGGAATCATGGGAAATTGCGCTGTGGGCGGGCAATTCGGCAGGCAATGGAAGGTCAGCCTGAACAATATGAGTGTCAAATGGGGTTTCGGGTTGCCCATATTGAATAGCAACGATCGACAAGCGAAGTAAGTCAGGCAGATCAAGTCTCTTGAGAGAACTTGAGAGAACTGTCCAGACAGTCACAGCGGCAGCGAGCGTGCTTACACTATTGTTATGCTTAGTGAAACGCTTCCACGACGAATGACTCTGGAGATGACAACATGACTTGGCGCGGCTCTATCACCCCCACCGATCGAATTTTTGCCTGTCTGCCCTACTTGCTACCGCTGATCAGTGCATTGATGTTTGGCACTTTTTTGTTTAAAGAGTTTCCTGGCTTGCAAGTAATTCTGCTGCCGCTGGCTCCCATTATGGCAATCTACAGCGCATTGCCATTTGCAAACTTGATTGTCTTTTTTGCTCTTTATCTAGGCGTCGTTCGCAACGAAAACATTAGCCATTTCATTCGTTTCAATGCAATGCAGGCAATTCTGCTAGATATTGTCTTGTTTCTTTGTCAGGTTCTAGTGCAGTATGTGCTGTTGCCTGCCCTCCAGGGTGGACTCGTCTTAGAAACGATTTTTAATGTGGTCTTCCTGGGTGCAGTTGCCGCTATCATTTACTCGGTCGTGCAATCCGTTCTTGGACGCTATGCCGAAATTCCAACCCTCTCTGATGCTGTTTATATGCAGGTGCGGTAGTTGGGTGAGGAGATAAAGCAGGGGGGGTTAAGACGAGCTAGATTTTAGTTTCAGGTTTAGGGGCGATCGGTTCTTTGAGCGGCGGCTGTCGAGCGGCAACTGTGTTTTCAAGCGAACCGATTCCTTCAATTTCAATTCTGACTCGATCGCCTATTTGTAATGCGCCGATCCCTTCTGGTGTCCCCGTTAAAACGACATCGCCTGGAAGTAGCGTCATAACCTGGCTAATATAAGACACCAAAACATCTGGCGGAAAAACCATTTCGTTAATTGAAGCTGCTTGAACTGGGGTAGCGTCTTCGTTGAGAAAGGTTTGCAGACGTGCTCCTGCGCTGATCTCTCTGACAATCCAGGGACCGAGCGGACAGAAGGTATCAAAGCCTTTTGCTCTTGTCCATTGTCCGTCTTTACGCTGAAGATCGCGGGCAGTTACGTCATTGGCGATCGTAAAGCCCCAAATTTTAGCTCTGGCTTCTTCTGGGCTACAGTCAAAACAGCGATCGCCGATGACTAGGGCTAACTCTCCCTCATAGTCCACTCGCTCCGACTGCGGAGGATAGTGAATGAGCGAATCAGGAGCCGTCACCGCCGTGGAAGGTTTCATAAACAGCAAAGGCTCTTTAGGAACATCGCCGCCCATTTCTGCTGCGTGCTTTTGATAGTTTTTGCCGACTGCAACAATTTTTGAGGGAGCACAAGGAGCCAACAAATGGTAGCTACCAGGTGGAAGTTCCTGGTCGGTGAGCTGACCTTTGAGCCAAGGCGGAGCATCCAGAACCTGGACTCGTCGATCGAGGTGAAGTAAGCCGTAATGAAGCTGCCCAGTGGTTGTTTGAATTCGGACGAAGCGTTGCGCCATAATGCTGAATTGTCTTTAACTGGTATATGATTGTAATTCCTTGCTTCTGATTGCAATACCCGATCGATCAACAGAAATTAAGAGTTTTCTCTTTTTTCCGAGTCGTCGCCATTCCAACCGGAGGGTTTTGGGTCAGCAGCCGCCATAGTCCATAAGGAGATCTCATGATTCAATACGAAACGATGTACATCCTCCGGGCAGACCTGGGGGAGGAATTGACTGACCAGGCAATTGCAAAATATCAAACAATCCTGACCGAGCAGGGAGCACAAAATCTGGAAACGCAGCACCGAGGCAAGCGACGCCTTGCTTACATCATCAAAAAGCAGCGCGAAGGGGTGTATGTTCAAATGAACTATAGCGCACCTGGTACGGCTGTAGCTGTAATGGAGCGGGCAATGCGTCTCAGTGATGAAGTCATTCGCTTTATGACAATCAGAACGGATGCTGCGGCAGAAGAAGTGGAAGAAGCTGTTGAAGCTTAACGTTTGAGCAAAT of the Trichocoleus sp. genome contains:
- a CDS encoding Tic20 family protein encodes the protein MTWRGSITPTDRIFACLPYLLPLISALMFGTFLFKEFPGLQVILLPLAPIMAIYSALPFANLIVFFALYLGVVRNENISHFIRFNAMQAILLDIVLFLCQVLVQYVLLPALQGGLVLETIFNVVFLGAVAAIIYSVVQSVLGRYAEIPTLSDAVYMQVR
- the rpsF gene encoding 30S ribosomal protein S6 yields the protein MIQYETMYILRADLGEELTDQAIAKYQTILTEQGAQNLETQHRGKRRLAYIIKKQREGVYVQMNYSAPGTAVAVMERAMRLSDEVIRFMTIRTDAAAEEVEEAVEA
- a CDS encoding branched-chain amino acid transaminase yields the protein MQNFLPIAYLRNQFVPFSEANISIATHALHYGTGAFGGLRGLPDPQNPDQALLFRLDRHCKRLSNSARYLHYDLPADKIQSVIVDFVKKNQPHQPFYIRPFVYTSDLGIAPRLHNIEKDFFVYGLEMGDYLSPEGVTCRISSWYRQEDRSLPLRGKISGAYITSSLAKTEAVESGFDEAILMNAQGKVSEASGMNIFIVRDGTIIAPGFDQDILEGITRDSILTIARNLNIPIQERVIDKTELFIADEVFLSGTAAKITPVRQVENYKLSSDRPITTKLREKLTAITENRDPDYQDWVFTIPLT
- a CDS encoding fumarylacetoacetate hydrolase family protein, which encodes MAQRFVRIQTTTGQLHYGLLHLDRRVQVLDAPPWLKGQLTDQELPPGSYHLLAPCAPSKIVAVGKNYQKHAAEMGGDVPKEPLLFMKPSTAVTAPDSLIHYPPQSERVDYEGELALVIGDRCFDCSPEEARAKIWGFTIANDVTARDLQRKDGQWTRAKGFDTFCPLGPWIVREISAGARLQTFLNEDATPVQAASINEMVFPPDVLVSYISQVMTLLPGDVVLTGTPEGIGALQIGDRVRIEIEGIGSLENTVAARQPPLKEPIAPKPETKI
- a CDS encoding four helix bundle protein encodes the protein MGENRVQQKSFEFALSIVRLYKKLQARQEFIVSPQLLRSGTGIGVSIEEAQSELNQERYLDYWLTAARGARETRYWLRLLQESKLADVDVSKEIALVDELLHLLSHPD